The Candidatus Atribacteria bacterium nucleotide sequence AATAGGCGGCATAATGATATCGGAAACTAATGATTTCACAATAGTACCGAAGGCAGCACCAATGACAATACCTACTGCCATGTCGATTACGTTCCCCCGCATGGCAAATTCTTTAAATTCCTTAAACACTACTCATGTCCTCCTTTTTATCATTTTTAAAAATATTAATTAAATTAAAACAAACTTTTAATACATTTATCTTGATTCCCAAAGAAGAGAAACGCTTAAATTAGATATATCAGTTTTTCTTGGTTGAAGGCTAATAGTTTCAATTTCGTAATTGTCTACATTAAATTTATCAGAAATTTCTACTATTTTTTCATTAAGTTCCCCTTCTAATTTATCAATTTCTTTAGTAAGCTCTTCAATTTGATTCTTTACAAAACTGACATCTTTTTTCTCCTTAAAAATTCTGTTTGCCCTTCTTAATCCGGTCATGCCACTGCTTAAATTTCCTACTTTTGTTCTTCCCAGAAATGCCCCAAGCACAGTAGCACCAATCGATAAAACGCTTTCTGTAGTGATAGTTTTTGTATCCGTTTCCTCTTTTGACAACTTTTCCAGGAGCCTATTATATTTTTTCTGAAGACTCTCCTCTTTTCCTTTAAATTTTACCCTTAATTTATCAACTTCTTCCTCTTTCCTTTCTCTTAAAAGTTCTATAATCTTTCCCTTAAAAGAAGAAAGATCTTCCCCCGGTTTGGATAAAAGTTTAAATTCTTTAGTGGTATATAAGTCAAGTTTCTTTGTCCGGCTAAGAGAATCTTTAAATTCATTCTCTATGGTCGTAAAATCTTTCATCTCTTCTATGAAAAATGGGAGCGGGTAAAATTTAGCATTCTCGGGAGATTTAGTATCGTAAAGACTAACATCATCATTGATTGGCATGCCCTTTTCAAAATTGATTTCAGTGGTATTTTCATCAATAGG carries:
- the mscL gene encoding large conductance mechanosensitive channel protein MscL produces the protein MFKEFKEFAMRGNVIDMAVGIVIGAAFGTIVKSLVSDIIMPPI